agatttttactttttaccgtaaatttttactttttcacaacaggcCTGTCATATTTTAAAAGCATTCCAATAAAAGTCCGGCCCAATCTTGCAAGCGTATTTCATTGGCTTTCGTTCCACAATTCCCTAACCCTAGCCTTAGCTTGGTACACGCAGAGATCGTCGAAATCTAAAGATGCCGGCGGGTCACGGTCTTAGGGCTCGCACTCGGGATCTATTCGCGCGGCCGTTCAGGAAGAAGGGTCCAACTCATCTGTCAACCTATCTTCGGATCTACAAAATTGGGGATTACGTAGATGTCAAGGTTAATGGATCGATTCACAAAGGCATGCCGCACAAATACTACCATGGACGAACTGGTCGCGTCTGGAACGTCACCAAGCGCGCCATTGGAGTCGAAATCAACAAACAGGTCCGAACAATGAATTTTTGTATGCTAAATTACGTTTTAAATTGGATTAGTCGATTTTGGTTTATTTAATCGATGTGCATATCATGTTTGTGGATCAAAATTGAAGTAAACTGTGTTCTAGTGCTGTTATGGTATATGCTGCTTGTAGTGATTGACTGTTGCTGTGAACCTCTCAGAACCATTTGTGATTCGGGCCAAAAGAAACCTTTAGCTAAGATAGTCTTATTTATTTGTAGTTCAAGTTGTATAGAGAAGAAAATTGAATTCTCTTCAATTTATATTTAGTTTAACAAATCATAATTCAAGTTAATGTTTCTACTTACTCATTTGTGTGTTCTAACTCATCCATATGTTTCCTGTCCATTTGACCCTAAACTGGCCGTTGAACTGATACACGATGTGATGTTTATCGAATCAAGGTTGGTAACAGAATCATAAAAAAGAGAATTCATGTACGTGTAGAACACGTCCAGCCATCGCGGTGCCATGAGGAAATCCTACAGAGGATCAGGAAGAATGATCAACTGAAGGCCGAGGCAAAAGCAGAAGGCAAGATTATCAGCACCAAAAGACAGCCAGAAGGGCCAAAACCTGGTTTTATGGTGGAAGGTGCTACGCTCGAAACGGTCACTCCGATCCCATATGATGTGGTGAATGATCTCAAGGGTGGTTACTGAGGATCTGTTACCAGGCCTTTTGACTACTTGATAATTGTTTGCTcaagacttttttttttctgttcttTGGTTATGAGATGGCCAAGTAGCATATGGTGTTTTATGGAATTATAAGTTCTGTTGAATGAGCTGCTGTTTTTACTGTTAGCAAAACAATCTTATGGTATTTTCCTTGCATCCATGTTCGATATCACCTTCGCAAGGACGGACTTGTTCAAGGCCGAAAATCTCAAGGTTGACACCACCCTTATCTTTTGAGAAATAACTATCTCCAAATATATTTGAGGAGATtagttttcagaagattgttttGCTAACTATCATGCAACCGAAATTGATATTGGTTGATAAAACACAATGGATCTGTTTTCGTGGTTCAGCGAGGCTTGCTATAAGGTGTGGTGATCAGGTGAAGGAGATGATACTAAGCATGTAATTGACCCTCATATGTTGCTGAGATGGTTACGATATTATCAGTTTAAATAACAAAACAACTCACATTTCCGGGGCTTAATTTGACATTTCGctattaattgaataaaatagaacaaaatgCATGATAACTTTTGGAAAGGACTAGAGGGTCCTACAATTTGTACGTAGTTGGTTTTTTATTGCATCAATAACAGTCTGTAGATTATGACAAAAAAATTTCTCTacaaatttgtaaaattttgttAGAAAGTtatgaataggtctcttgtgagacgggtcaattttactgatattcacaataaaaagtagtaTTCTTAGCATacaaagtaatacttttcatggatgactcaaataagatatttatctcataaaatacgactcgtgagatcgtctcacacaagtttaaaaagttatatatatgattattttttgaacatttataaatactatttaaattaaatatattaaaaggCGTGAGTTTGAGTCATGaaacagttttttaaaaaaatgagatttattttttttgctctCATTTGTTAGAGCTATCCGTTCGGGGcctcaattttaaaaatttatatatctcttaaattttatttaaaaatatgcgTCCTATATTCGTTAATTATACTGATACAAATTTTGTTCAcacttttaatattaatttaatcactcattaatttaaaatcaGATGAAAAACTCGAGCATAATATAAACATGTAAAcacaaaatgtttttttatacataatttCTGATTTTTATCtttctattttaatatttgctctacaatgattaaaattttagttttagtattttaaatatcgtaaaaactttaatataattacttctaatttttttaattaaactttTTAAACAACAAGTTTAAACttttattaaatcaaattaagttttttttccttctaaaaTCAACTTTTTCTTTATGATAGGAGTCAagaattattttttatcattatttatttgtcaataaatgttaaataatatatatatgttttttaacttttagattattaattatttcataaaattcaaTTTCGTCCCCCACTTAAAAATTATAGCTCCGCAATTATCACGTACATGCTATTCCATGTGGATATTTATGCTATTCCTTGtgaataaaatatgataaaaataattaatatattgttaGGGATAAAAATCATTGTCCCCGATCTCTAACAAATACAATCAAAGCACCGCCTTTAGTTATTACATCacatcaaaatttatatatttacatgTATTTTCTTCATGTCCATCCTCTTAATATCAGTTTTGTCCTAATCTTTAGTCACTTGAGAAATTTGAAAGGAATGAACGCCAAAAGCTTCCAGGTTCTTCATCATCGGCAGAAACATTCTGTCAGCAAAATACATGCATTTTAGCTAAAGTTGAATGGTAATGTTTTGAGAATAGACTAGGTAGAAATACAAACCTGGCAGAAATTCTGATCGAAACCAAACCCTTCAAAGTTATAATCTATCTGATTCATTGATCCATCAAAATTATCGAGGGCGAAATCGAAGGAGTCATCGGACGGAATCGTCCAGCTCTCATGGTTCGACTGGACTATCATTTTTCCGTTCAGGTTGTTGCTGGAATTTTCATTCACGTTGACATTAATGTTCTTGTTTGAAGCAGTATCAGATATCTCAATATTCTGTCTCATGTTATCTGGTTCGAGAGAACCGATGGGATCTTCCACGACTTTATCTGGAGGAGCTTGCTCATTTTTTTCCTTACTTCTAACGAGGAATTTAGGTTGAGCACCCTTGGCTACACGAGGGTAGGATCCACGCCTTTTCGGCTTCGAATGGCCGTGCGAGTTCGAACCGTTGCTCGTGGAAGGTACTGAACCATCTTGGTTGCGTTCTTGAGTAGGTTTCCAACCTTGACGACACTTCTGCCATGAcgcaaaagagaagaaaaaacgTGAGTGTCATGACACATAATTAACTTGattattgaaatataaaaacgaacaatttatgaaaataatattaaaaatttatatggttgaatttattatttaataaaattccaataataaataaaatgaaaagtgagaatatataatttaagcATGCGAGTAAGAAAGCAACCAAACCTGAAGATGGCTGGCAACTTGCATTCTCTTCAAACCAGGCACGTTCATTAGCTCAAGAATGTCTCTAGGAAAACATCCTACTCAAAACATCAAATGCATGTTCAAATCCATGTTAGCTATTAATGTtaaaccgaagaaaaatggtttgTGATAAGATGCTATACTCTAATTTTTCTTACATCATAAATTTTATCCAAGAAATTTATGAAATCGCCCTCTAATACCTTTCTCAAAGCACGTTCATTAGTAATTATgagattaataataaattaaataaccacaTGAAATCAACGTGCATGTGCCAATTTTGTGCAAGGAGAATACGTACTTCCTTCACCAAGCTCCTTGACCGCCTCGACGAATTTCTCGTGAAGGTCTTGAGTCCATTCTGTGCAAATCTTCGGCTTCTTGCTCTTATCAACCGCGCCGGTGTCATCCTCCGATCCAAATCTAAAACCCTCCAACCCGTTTTGATACACCATATTTCTTGATCCAAGTTCGTGCACACTGATGTTGGCTTCAATGTTAGTGGGATGGATCACATTCCGTCCACTGTTCAAGATGAAGTTTGAGCTCTCAAAGGTGCTTATCATTTCTCTAAATCTAGCATTTTCTATGGTTTTTCGGGTGTTCTCCCTGAGCACATGTTGCCAAAGGTACTTCAACACTTCCATAGAGGCTGGTTTTTGAATGAACATGAACGCTCCATCCTCTATGGCACACTTCACCAACATCGCATTCGGGTTATCGGACATCACTACATTTGATCACAAATAAAAAACCGCAATTCAACATTGTTAAACTCATAATTTTGATGAAATCTCTAAATCTTTTGtgcaaaaattattttaacacATGTAAAATAGTACCAcaaagaaatttatttaaacttgCACATCCAGTGCActtgatatatatttatcagTGTGTGCTCATCTAtttgcaaatatatatttatgtatctATATGCGTGCGTGAGCTCACACACAtacacatgtatatatatagattaaCACTTACAGATGACGGTGTAACCCATGTGGATCGCATCGTGTGCAATCTGAAATCCTTGTGCATCGGAAGAGCTTACATCAACCATCACAACATCGTACTTCACCTTTTCTTTAGCCAACAGAGATGAAGCAATGGCTGCCACTCGAACTGCCGTAACTGTGTTCATTCATATACATTGAAAAGTTCAGATTAGTTGTTCAaaactcaaata
The window above is part of the Primulina huaijiensis isolate GDHJ02 unplaced genomic scaffold, ASM1229523v2 scaffold43349, whole genome shotgun sequence genome. Proteins encoded here:
- the LOC140970092 gene encoding large ribosomal subunit protein eL21z/eL21y-like, whose amino-acid sequence is MPAGHGLRARTRDLFARPFRKKGPTHLSTYLRIYKIGDYVDVKVNGSIHKGMPHKYYHGRTGRVWNVTKRAIGVEINKQVGNRIIKKRIHVRVEHVQPSRCHEEILQRIRKNDQLKAEAKAEGKIISTKRQPEGPKPGFMVEGATLETVTPIPYDVVNDLKGGY